A genomic stretch from Rubripirellula reticaptiva includes:
- a CDS encoding flagellar FlbD family protein, with product MIKLTRLDDEPFVLNAELIRYVERRPDTFITLTSGDRIVVKESMDDVIERAVDYQQKKHFMPMPNMHHSVETSSL from the coding sequence ATGATCAAGCTCACTCGACTCGATGACGAACCTTTCGTGCTCAATGCCGAACTGATTCGATACGTCGAACGCCGCCCCGACACGTTCATTACGTTGACATCGGGCGATCGAATTGTCGTGAAGGAATCGATGGACGACGTGATTGAACGAGCCGTCGACTATCAGCAGAAAAAACACTTCATGCCGATGCCAAATATGCATCACAGCGTTGAAACATCATCCCTCTAA